In Streptomyces durocortorensis, a genomic segment contains:
- a CDS encoding class II fumarate hydratase: protein MVDTSGTDGFRVEHDSMGEVKVPAHAKWRAQTQRAVENFPVSGQRLERAHIEALARIKGAAAKVNAELKVLDPDIAAAIQEAAAEVASGRWDEHFPVDVFQTGSGTSSNMNTNEVIATLASERLGREVHPNDHVNASQSSNDVFPSSIHIAATAAVTADLIPALDHLAESLGRKSAEFSEVVKAGRTHLMDATPVTLGQEFGGYAAQIRYGVERLRASLPRLAELPLGGTAVGTGINTPPGFSAAVIAEVAGATGLPLTEARDHFEAQGARDGLVETSGQLRTIAVSLTKISNDLRWMASGPRTGLAEIALPDLQPGSSIMPGKVNPVIPEAVLMVAAQVTGNDTTVATAGAAGNFELNVMLPVIAKNLLESVRLLANASRLLADRTVDGITADAERARAYAESSPSVVTPLNKYIGYEEAAKVAKKSLKDGTTIRETVLSSGYVERGDLTLEQLDEALDVLRMTRPRSAG from the coding sequence ATGGTCGACACGTCAGGTACCGACGGGTTCCGGGTCGAGCACGACTCGATGGGTGAGGTGAAGGTCCCCGCGCACGCCAAGTGGCGCGCGCAGACCCAGCGGGCCGTGGAGAACTTCCCCGTCTCCGGGCAGCGTCTTGAGCGGGCCCACATCGAGGCGCTGGCCCGGATCAAGGGTGCGGCCGCCAAGGTCAACGCCGAACTGAAGGTGCTGGATCCGGACATCGCGGCCGCGATCCAGGAGGCGGCCGCCGAGGTCGCCTCGGGCCGCTGGGACGAGCACTTCCCGGTCGACGTCTTCCAGACGGGATCGGGCACCTCCTCGAACATGAACACCAACGAGGTGATCGCCACCCTCGCCTCCGAGCGGCTGGGCCGCGAGGTCCACCCCAACGACCATGTGAACGCCTCCCAGTCGTCCAACGACGTCTTCCCGTCCTCCATCCACATCGCCGCGACCGCCGCCGTCACCGCCGACCTGATCCCCGCCCTGGACCACCTGGCGGAATCCCTGGGGCGGAAATCGGCCGAATTCTCGGAGGTCGTGAAGGCGGGCCGTACGCATCTGATGGACGCGACCCCGGTCACCCTCGGCCAGGAGTTCGGCGGCTACGCGGCGCAGATCCGCTACGGCGTGGAGCGGCTGCGCGCCTCGCTGCCCCGGCTCGCCGAACTGCCGCTCGGCGGTACGGCGGTGGGCACCGGCATCAACACCCCGCCGGGCTTCTCGGCCGCCGTGATCGCGGAGGTCGCGGGCGCCACCGGGCTCCCGCTCACCGAGGCCCGCGACCACTTCGAGGCGCAGGGCGCACGGGACGGTCTGGTGGAGACCTCCGGCCAGCTCCGGACGATCGCCGTCTCACTGACCAAGATCTCCAACGATCTGCGCTGGATGGCCTCGGGCCCGCGCACCGGTCTCGCCGAGATCGCGCTGCCCGACCTCCAGCCCGGCTCCTCGATCATGCCGGGCAAGGTCAACCCGGTGATCCCCGAGGCGGTCCTGATGGTCGCCGCCCAGGTCACCGGCAACGACACGACGGTCGCCACGGCGGGCGCGGCGGGCAACTTCGAGCTGAACGTGATGCTCCCGGTCATCGCGAAGAACCTGCTGGAGTCCGTACGGCTGCTGGCCAACGCCTCCCGGCTGCTCGCGGACCGTACGGTCGACGGCATCACCGCGGACGCCGAGCGGGCCCGCGCCTACGCCGAGTCCTCGCCCTCCGTGGTCACCCCGCTCAACAAGTACATCGGCTACGAGGAGGCGGCCAAGGTCGCCAAGAAGTCGCTGAAGGACGGCACGACGATCCGCGAGACGGTCCTCTCCTCCGGCTACGTCGAGCGCGGCGATCTGACCCTGGAACAGCTCGACGAGGCGCTGGACGTGCTGCGGATGACGCGCCCTCGATCGGCCGGGTGA
- a CDS encoding SpoIIE family protein phosphatase, whose translation MTEHPTSHEGRQPLAARQQERTRPRQQDAAAAAAAAAIPGPAAAPAPGPGAAAVADAQAATRREGDRLRFVGAATRRIARGIDLDEIVLGLCRASVPTFSDAILVYLRDPLPVGDERPVSPFVLRLRRSDRLRLSDEESEAGPETERLRPIVVDPQADLMPAAELCEVRAGGALAEVLRGVRPVFGDSAAARAALPELLGPGRSVPTGHRAILAPLRGRRRVIGAAVFVRGTERAPFEASDLLVAAQLATHTALGIDKAVLYGREAYIADELQRTMLPDSLPQPTGVRLASRYLPAAETARVGGDWWYDAIPLPGSRVALVVGDVMGHSMTSAAIMGQLRTTAQTLAQLDLPPQEVLHHLDEQAQRLGSDRMATCLYAVYDPVAHRITIANAGHPPPVLLHLGGRAEVLVVPPGAPIGVGGVDFEAVELDAPAGATLLLYTDGLVESRLRDVWTGIEQLRERLAATAQLTGPDHAPPLEALCDDVLDMLGPGDRDDDIALLAARFDGIAPSDVAYWYLEPEDAAPRRARRLARRALDRWGLEELADEVELLVSEVVTNAVRYAERPVTLRLLRTDVLRCEVGDDSPQLPRQRRARDTDEGGRGLFLVNRLARRWGATRLSTGKVVWFEMATRGQ comes from the coding sequence GTGACGGAGCACCCCACCTCCCACGAAGGCCGGCAGCCGCTCGCGGCCCGGCAGCAGGAGCGCACCCGGCCCCGGCAGCAGGACGCCGCGGCGGCCGCCGCCGCTGCCGCGATCCCGGGCCCGGCCGCCGCGCCCGCCCCCGGTCCCGGAGCGGCCGCCGTCGCGGACGCGCAGGCGGCCACCCGCCGCGAGGGCGACCGGCTGCGCTTCGTCGGCGCGGCCACCCGGCGGATCGCCCGGGGGATAGACCTGGACGAGATCGTCCTCGGCCTGTGCCGGGCCAGTGTGCCGACGTTCTCCGACGCGATCCTGGTCTATCTGCGCGATCCGCTGCCGGTCGGGGACGAGCGCCCGGTGAGCCCGTTCGTCCTGCGGCTGCGCCGCAGCGACCGGCTGCGCTTAAGCGACGAGGAGAGCGAGGCGGGCCCGGAGACGGAGCGGCTGCGGCCGATCGTCGTCGACCCGCAGGCCGACCTGATGCCCGCGGCCGAGCTGTGCGAGGTGCGGGCGGGCGGGGCGCTGGCCGAGGTGCTGCGCGGGGTGCGGCCGGTCTTCGGCGACTCCGCGGCGGCGCGGGCCGCCCTGCCCGAGCTACTGGGCCCCGGCCGCAGCGTCCCCACCGGGCACCGGGCGATCCTCGCCCCGCTGCGCGGCAGACGGCGGGTGATCGGGGCGGCGGTCTTCGTGCGCGGCACCGAGCGGGCTCCGTTCGAGGCCAGTGACCTGCTGGTCGCGGCGCAGCTGGCGACGCACACCGCGCTCGGTATCGACAAGGCCGTGCTGTACGGGCGCGAGGCCTACATCGCGGACGAGCTTCAGCGCACGATGCTCCCGGACTCGCTCCCCCAGCCCACCGGCGTCCGGCTCGCCTCGCGCTACCTCCCGGCGGCCGAGACGGCCCGGGTCGGCGGCGACTGGTGGTACGACGCGATCCCGCTGCCGGGCAGCCGGGTCGCGCTGGTCGTCGGTGACGTCATGGGCCACTCCATGACCTCGGCGGCGATCATGGGCCAGCTGCGGACGACGGCGCAGACCCTGGCGCAGCTCGACCTGCCGCCGCAGGAGGTGCTGCACCACCTGGACGAGCAGGCGCAGCGGCTGGGCAGCGACCGCATGGCGACCTGCCTGTACGCGGTGTACGACCCGGTCGCGCACCGGATCACCATCGCCAACGCCGGACACCCGCCGCCGGTGCTGCTGCACCTGGGCGGCCGGGCCGAGGTGCTGGTGGTGCCGCCGGGCGCGCCCATCGGGGTGGGCGGCGTCGACTTCGAGGCCGTCGAGCTGGACGCGCCCGCCGGTGCCACCCTGCTCCTCTACACCGACGGCCTGGTGGAGTCACGGCTGCGGGACGTGTGGACGGGCATCGAGCAGCTGCGGGAGCGCCTCGCGGCGACCGCGCAGCTCACCGGCCCCGACCACGCTCCGCCGCTGGAGGCGCTCTGCGACGACGTGCTGGACATGCTCGGCCCGGGTGACCGGGACGACGACATCGCGCTGCTGGCCGCCCGCTTCGACGGGATCGCGCCGAGCGATGTGGCGTACTGGTATCTGGAGCCGGAGGACGCGGCCCCGCGCCGGGCCCGCAGGCTGGCCCGGCGGGCGCTGGACCGGTGGGGTCTGGAGGAGCTGGCCGACGAGGTGGAGCTGCTGGTCAGCGAGGTGGTCACCAACGCGGTGCGGTATGCGGAGCGGCCGGTGACGCTGCGGCTGCTGCGGACCGACGTCCTGCGCTGCGAGGTCGGCGACGACTCCCCGCAGCTGCCCCGGCAGCGCCGGGCCCGGGACACGGACGAGGGCGGCCGCGGG
- a CDS encoding ricin-type beta-trefoil lectin domain protein translates to MRRTSNRLRRLGSLRRLRCTVAAAVALAAAVGGMAAAGPAGAAESGTSSIASTPLPPALEAVRAAEATQLYGSPAERPLADRKTGLISLGDSEISGEGVGTYDPGTNGPDNWCHRSPEAAIHRTGIAADVTYNVSCSGAYTGNIRIGGNKQYADELVQSDSLAIKARNTRIKMIVLVAGANDDLQFGPVMTDCVVRYLTFQGPCEPKYAGGWQARVDALVPKVEATVRDLRTVMTEAGYANSDYKLVLMGYPSPIGPDFRDNPDFPGKLICGGMGYDSDTVWGRNTAVPAFQTGMRKAAASTGAAYLDNSRLFHGHEVCSESPWARGLYIDLSKPGLPDENSVRQSFHPNAAGHRAFASCLTQMYDSGLREASCADPASTGNPVLQGAAWDDLFTPLTNEATGTCVDVPASVTRNGTAIGGWDCHGGRNQNWWYDNGTQTLRTALSHDRCLDVPGAEYDAGATLIVWNCSGAANQKFVQQAGTLRPAAATGLCLTLAGAKDPLKLQTCDGSAKQRFA, encoded by the coding sequence ATGAGGCGCACCAGCAACAGACTTCGAAGGCTCGGAAGCCTTCGCCGGCTCCGCTGTACGGTCGCCGCCGCCGTCGCTCTCGCGGCGGCGGTCGGCGGTATGGCGGCCGCCGGGCCCGCGGGCGCGGCGGAGTCGGGTACCAGCTCTATCGCATCCACCCCTCTCCCGCCCGCGCTGGAAGCCGTCCGGGCCGCCGAGGCCACCCAGCTGTACGGCAGCCCCGCCGAGCGACCGCTCGCCGACCGCAAGACCGGCCTGATCTCGCTCGGCGACAGCGAGATCTCCGGCGAGGGCGTCGGCACCTACGACCCCGGCACCAACGGGCCGGACAACTGGTGTCACCGCTCGCCGGAGGCCGCCATCCACCGCACGGGCATCGCGGCGGACGTCACGTACAACGTCTCCTGCTCCGGCGCCTATACCGGGAACATCAGAATCGGCGGAAACAAGCAGTACGCCGACGAGCTGGTCCAGAGCGACAGCCTCGCCATCAAGGCCCGCAACACCCGGATCAAGATGATCGTCCTGGTCGCCGGGGCCAACGACGACCTCCAGTTCGGCCCCGTCATGACCGACTGCGTGGTGCGCTACCTCACCTTCCAGGGCCCCTGCGAGCCCAAGTACGCGGGCGGCTGGCAGGCCCGCGTCGACGCGCTCGTCCCCAAGGTCGAGGCGACCGTCCGCGACCTGCGCACCGTCATGACGGAGGCCGGGTACGCCAACAGCGACTACAAGCTGGTCCTCATGGGCTACCCGAGCCCGATCGGCCCGGACTTCCGCGACAACCCGGACTTCCCCGGCAAGCTCATCTGCGGCGGCATGGGCTACGACTCCGACACCGTCTGGGGCCGCAACACCGCCGTACCCGCCTTTCAGACGGGGATGCGCAAGGCCGCCGCGTCCACCGGCGCCGCCTACCTCGACAACTCCCGGCTCTTCCACGGCCACGAGGTGTGCAGCGAGAGCCCCTGGGCGCGCGGCCTCTACATCGACCTGAGCAAGCCCGGCCTGCCCGACGAGAACTCCGTACGGCAGTCCTTCCACCCCAACGCGGCGGGCCACCGGGCCTTCGCCTCCTGCCTGACCCAGATGTACGACTCCGGGCTGCGCGAGGCGAGCTGCGCCGACCCGGCGAGCACGGGGAACCCGGTGCTCCAGGGCGCGGCCTGGGACGACCTGTTCACCCCGCTGACGAACGAGGCGACCGGCACCTGTGTCGACGTCCCGGCCTCGGTGACCCGCAACGGCACCGCGATCGGCGGCTGGGACTGCCACGGCGGCCGCAACCAGAACTGGTGGTACGACAACGGTACGCAGACCCTGCGCACCGCGCTCAGCCACGACCGGTGCCTGGACGTGCCCGGCGCGGAGTACGACGCGGGTGCCACGCTCATCGTGTGGAACTGCTCCGGCGCGGCCAACCAGAAGTTCGTCCAGCAGGCGGGCACCCTCCGCCCGGCCGCGGCGACCGGCCTGTGTCTGACGCTGGCGGGGGCCAAGGACCCGCTGAAGCTCCAGACGTGCGACGGCAGCGCGAAGCAGCGGTTCGCGTAG
- the fomD gene encoding cytidylyl-2-hydroxypropylphosphonate hydrolase: MTGTGECARWAPGDQILWRYRDNGRAHRAADAPPVHICRPVTVVQDTDELLAVWMAPGTECVRPVLADGGQVHAEPLATRYTAPRTTARSTWFGSGVLKLARPGDPWSVWLFWDRGWIFRNWYVNLEEPRTRWAGGVDSEDHFLDISVNPDRSWRWLDEDEFAQAQSVGLMDRETAARVREAGRAAVEVITGWGSPFRDGWEHWRPDPRWQVPPLPDDWDRTPAHMPS, encoded by the coding sequence ATGACAGGTACGGGAGAGTGCGCACGCTGGGCGCCGGGGGACCAGATCCTCTGGCGCTACCGCGACAACGGCCGGGCCCACCGGGCGGCTGACGCCCCGCCCGTGCACATCTGCCGCCCGGTGACCGTCGTCCAGGACACCGACGAGCTGCTCGCCGTCTGGATGGCGCCCGGCACCGAATGCGTACGGCCGGTGCTGGCCGACGGCGGGCAGGTGCACGCCGAACCACTGGCCACCCGCTACACCGCGCCGCGCACCACGGCCCGCTCGACCTGGTTCGGCTCCGGGGTGCTGAAGCTCGCCCGGCCCGGTGACCCGTGGTCGGTGTGGCTGTTCTGGGACCGGGGATGGATCTTCCGCAACTGGTACGTCAACCTGGAGGAGCCCCGCACCCGGTGGGCCGGAGGGGTGGATTCCGAGGATCACTTTCTCGACATCTCGGTGAACCCCGACCGCAGCTGGAGGTGGCTCGACGAGGACGAGTTCGCCCAGGCGCAGAGCGTCGGCCTGATGGACCGGGAGACCGCCGCCCGGGTCCGGGAGGCGGGCCGGGCGGCGGTCGAGGTGATCACGGGCTGGGGCTCGCCGTTCCGGGACGGCTGGGAGCACTGGCGGCCCGATCCGCGGTGGCAGGTGCCGCCCCTGCCGGATGACTGGGACCGCACCCCCGCCCATATGCCGTCGTGA